TCCTGCCCCCCCTCATACTTAAGCCTTCTAGACAAGATCCAGCATCGAGCACAACGCCTGATACGTCTAAAGGCCCCGCCAGACCAGCCGTCCCCTACCATGCAGCCTCTTCAGCAGCGTCGTGATGTGGCAGGGTTGTGTGTCATCTACAAGACACATAAGCAAGGCGCCCCGCACCTGACTGCACTCCGCCAGCCCTGGGCACAGCCACATGGCCACACCACCAGAGCTGCCACATCCAGGGTTCACCAACTCGTCGTCCCTTTTGCTAGGACGGAgaccttccttcgctccttccttccacgttaTACGCGAATGTGGAACCATCTGGTTATGCAGACACAGCTTCACTACACCACCTCCCTACACACCTTTAAGTCTGCTGCCAATGCATGGATTAAACAACCATAGCATGTAAATAGCACATGTACTGTACGTGTCTGTATAATTGGTAATttagttttgcatattttagtTGTTCCGTGTATTTAATTCCATGTCAAAGATAGTTCTCAGCAACCCTACTGAAGCTCTTGACTCACCAATgtataaaaatatatgtaaagctggctcacaaataaaaaatacctcaaaaaaaaaaaaaaaacgagggagattctctctctctctctctctctctctctctctctctctctctggtactaacttcaggttgagagagagagagagagagagagagagagagagagagagagagagagagagagagagagagagagagagagagagagagggtaccaACAATATACATCACTGATAATGTCActgtcactagagagagagagagagagagagagagagagagagagagagagagagagagagagagagaatgaaagaaatgaaagaagagtgaaggaggaggaagaggaggaggaggaggaggaggaggtggaggaggaggaggaggaggaggaggaggagcaggaggaggatctctcttccttattgcttctcttctctccataccTCACTTCTGACATtttaagcctcctcctcctcctcctcctcctcctcctcctcctcctcctcctcctctttcttctcatattcctcttctttgtcttctgttcttcctcttttgtcttcttcgtcttttcttataccactccttcctcttcctcctcctcctcctcctcctcctcctcttctcttccttcctccccatttttcttttcggcCCATTTCcgccttttattcctcctcttcttcttccccctcctccttcttctccccttttctcctcttccttctcctcctcctcccccttttctcttttctgcatttttatatctcaccttcttcttcttcttcttctccttcttcttcttcttcttcttcttcttcttcttcttcttcttcttcttcttctttcttcttctcttttcttgtcaccttttccttcttcatttcttaagcacgaagacagagagagagagagagagagagagagagagagagagagagagagagagagagagagagattcacaccaaaagtctttatttatctccctttattccacctcctcctcctcctcctcctcctcttcttcctcctcctctcctcttcctcctcctcatccatcatgccttcctctctctctctctctctctctctctctctctctctctctctctctctcacacacacctcttctgCAAGTTTCCTCTGAAGATgcagattcctcctcctcctcctcttcctccttctcctcctcctcctcctcttcctccttctcctcctcctcctcctcttcttccttctcctttcttttatccttcattttctttaatttttcttcctcttcttatcctcgACCtcatcttgttcctccttttttttcctcttcctccttatctc
This genomic interval from Portunus trituberculatus isolate SZX2019 chromosome 10, ASM1759143v1, whole genome shotgun sequence contains the following:
- the LOC123501853 gene encoding uncharacterized protein LOC123501853; translated protein: MQLKSAPYGVCPLTWLSCPPSYLSLLDKIQHRAQRLIRLKAPPDQPSPTMQPLQQRRDVAGLCVIYKTHKQGAPHLTALRQPWAQPHGHTTRAATSRVHQLVVPFARTETFLRSFLPRYTRMWNHLVMQTQLHYTTSLHTFKSAANAWIKQP